The following proteins come from a genomic window of Acidobacteriota bacterium:
- the bcrB gene encoding benzoyl-CoA reductase subunit B — protein MSDVQKDRSMVLQKQMIARHFERLEKAPETGEPVVYTFVPGNLTELIRSFGALPVLPEINALQSGMRKRSGDFINEAEKSGHSEDVCTYVKCDIGMLKSGNIGPTGTRLPKPDLLLLSYTGCYTFMKWFELLREEYDCPTVFFQVPYQGDGAIEPQHKEYMVKQLRDEVIPALEKVTGKKYDEDRLKEMLALSAQAEEDLVAVLQSAKNKPSPIDAYFGAVYYVGPIFSAFRGTPEGVEYYKELRREVEQRVAEGRGPITPDGPLDDQKYRIVVEGPPNWTHFRDFWRMFAEEGAVVVASTYTKVGGVYDFGFRHDPNDPLGTLAEYCAGCYTNINLPGRIAMIERYIRDYDADGFIINSVKSCNSFSAGQLMMVREIERRTGIPGGFIESDLVDPRYFSAANIKNRLESYFQMIDARRMGVSA, from the coding sequence ATGAGCGACGTCCAGAAAGATCGGTCGATGGTCCTCCAGAAGCAGATGATCGCCAGGCACTTCGAACGCCTGGAGAAAGCGCCGGAGACCGGCGAGCCGGTGGTCTACACGTTCGTCCCGGGCAATCTGACCGAGCTGATCCGTTCCTTCGGGGCGCTTCCCGTCCTTCCCGAGATCAATGCGCTCCAGTCCGGGATGCGCAAGCGGAGCGGCGACTTCATCAACGAGGCGGAGAAATCCGGCCACTCGGAGGACGTCTGCACCTACGTCAAGTGCGACATCGGCATGCTCAAGTCGGGGAACATCGGCCCCACGGGAACGCGCCTGCCGAAGCCGGACCTCCTCCTGCTGTCCTACACCGGCTGCTATACCTTCATGAAGTGGTTCGAGCTGCTCCGCGAGGAGTACGACTGCCCGACCGTCTTTTTCCAGGTCCCGTACCAGGGCGACGGCGCCATCGAGCCGCAGCACAAGGAGTACATGGTCAAGCAGCTCCGCGACGAGGTGATTCCCGCCCTGGAAAAGGTGACCGGAAAGAAATACGACGAGGACCGGCTGAAGGAGATGCTGGCGCTGAGCGCGCAGGCCGAGGAGGACCTCGTCGCGGTGCTCCAGTCGGCCAAGAACAAGCCAAGCCCGATCGATGCCTACTTCGGCGCCGTCTACTACGTCGGGCCGATCTTCAGCGCCTTCCGGGGCACGCCGGAGGGGGTCGAGTACTACAAGGAGTTGCGCCGCGAGGTCGAGCAGCGGGTCGCCGAGGGGCGGGGTCCGATCACCCCCGACGGTCCGCTCGACGATCAGAAATACCGGATCGTCGTCGAAGGCCCGCCGAATTGGACCCACTTCCGCGACTTCTGGCGCATGTTCGCGGAAGAAGGGGCGGTCGTCGTCGCTTCCACGTACACCAAGGTCGGCGGGGTCTACGACTTCGGCTTTCGGCACGATCCGAACGACCCGCTGGGAACGCTCGCCGAGTACTGCGCGGGCTGCTACACGAACATCAACCTTCCCGGACGGATCGCGATGATCGAGCGTTACATCCGGGACTATGACGCCGACGGCTTCATCATCAACTCGGTCAAGTCGTGCAATTCGTTCTCGGCGGGCCAGTTGATGATGGTCCGCGAGATCGAGCGGCGAACCGGCATCCCCGGCGGGTTCATCGAATCCGATCTCGTCGATCCGCGCTACTTCTCGGCCGCGAACATCAAGAACCGGCTCGAGAGCTACTTCCAGATGATCGACGCCCGCCGGATGGGGGTGAGCGCATGA